GAGCTTCTGCAGGCCGGCCCAGCGCAGCAGCGGTCCGTCCGTCACGTCCACGTACTGCAGTCGCCCGTAGGGCACGGCGACGACCCGGCGGAAGAGGATCCCCTCCCGCCACAGCACGTCGTCCTCCCGCTCGGCCCAGCCCTTCGCCACCACGCGACGCGGGATGAGGACGAGCTCCACCAGCGACCACGCCAGGACGAGCGCGGGCAGCCCCCAGGCCGTCCACGACCACATGTCCGGCCACACGCCGGTCAGCTTGAGCACCAGCGGCACGGACACCACCGCCAGCCAGATCACGAGGGCGATCAGCTCGCGCACCGCCTCCACGCGCACCAGCGCGGGCGAGACGGGCGTGAACTCGACGCCCTGCAGGTCAATCCCGGGCACGGGCGAACCCTCCTTCGGCCTCCGGACGCCGGGCCCCGTGCCCGCCGCTCCCGCCCCCATCCTGCCCCGCGCCGGGCTCGGCGCCGTCCCCCTCAGGGGGGATCCTGCACCAGCGTTCGACGACGACGCCCACCGTCAACAGGGCCGCCCCGCCGAGGGCGAGCAGTCCGGCGGTGAGCACGGCCGGGGCCTCGATCCCGGCCCGGGAGGCGACCTCCAGGCCGACGCCCGCGTGCCAGCCGGCCAGCCCGGCGCCGGTGAGCCCGGAAGCCTGGCCGAGCACGAGCGTGCGGGCCGCGGCGAGCGGGTCCATGCGCTGGGCCAGCGGCCGGTCACGGTCCCGGCGCACCCGCCACCCCAGGACGAGGCAGAGCACGCCCACGGCCACCACCGTGACCAGCGCCGCGAGGTGCATGACGGGCGCCGCCAGGCCGAGGGAGGGCGCGGTGAGCGCCGCCAGCCAGCCGAGCACGGCGGCGGCGAACGCGAGCAGGGCGGTGCGCCCGGAGACCAGTGAGATCACGTCGGGTCGCTCCAGGGGCGGGCGATCGCGGCGCCGTCGGGCAGGGGGGCGGAGGGCAGACCGGGTGTGGAGTCCGGGCGGAGGACGTCGGGGCGCGGGCCGTCCAGGTGCGCGGTGCGGGCGGGCTCGCGGCGCACGTGCGGGGCGTCGGCGGCGCGGGCACCGAGCTCGGCGACGGACTCGCCCGCCAGCTCGGCCTCCGGGTCCAGCCAGGCCCACGGCAGCAGCACGAAGCCGCGCTCGGCGGCCCGGGGGTGCGGGAGGACGAGGTCCGGGTGGTCGCTCGTGAGGTCCCCGTAGACGATCAGGTCCACGTCCAGGGTCCGCGCGCCCCAGCGCACGGTGCGGCGGCGGTGGTGGTCCTGCTCCAGCCGGTGGGCCACCCCCAGCAGCTCCCACGGGGAGAGAGCGGTGCGGATCCGCACCACCTGGTTCAGGTAGTCCGGCTGGCCGGGCGGGCCGCCCACCGGCGCCGTCAGCGCCCGCGGGGAGGCCGCCACAGCCTCGATCCCCGGGGTCACCGTGAGCACCGCGACGGAGGCATCCAGTGTCTCCGACGGGTCGCCCAGGTTGGCCCCCAGGGCGAGCACCGCGGTGACCGGCGACGACGGGCGGGCGGCGAGCTCCGGCGTCGGGGCGGGGCCCTCCGCGGGGTGGGCGGCCTCGGGGCGGCTCATGCGCCCCTCCGGCGGGCCACGGTCACGGAGACGTCCGTGAAGTCGTGCGGGATGGGGGCCTGCGGCTTGTGCACGGTGACCTCCACCGCGGTGACCACGGGCTGCTCGGCGAGCACCGCCTCGGCGATGCGGACGGCGAGGGTCTCGATCAGGTCGAACGGCTCCCCCGTCACCAGGCGCACCACGGTCTCGGCGACCTCGGCGTAGTTCGCGGTGCGGGCCAGGTCGTCCCGGGCGGCCGCGGGGCCGGCGTCGAGGGTGAGGGCCACGTCCGTGGTGAACGGCTGCCCGTCGCGCCGCTCGTGCTCGAACACGCCGTGACGGCCGGTGGCCGTCAGGCCCGTCAGGCGGATGACGTCGCTCATGCGCGCGCCTCCCCCGGGCCGGCGGGCCGCGGGGCGGCCCCGCGCCAGGCGTCTCCCACTCGGACGGCGTCCACGGAGGAGCGGACGTCGTGCACGCGCACGCCCCAGGCCCCGTGCGCCGCGGAGATCGCGGACACCGCCGCCGTGGCGTGGTCCCGATCGAGCGCGGGCCGCGGCGTGCCGTCCTCACCGGCCAGCACCGTGCCCAGGAACCGCTTGCGGGAGGCGGCGACCAGCACCGGGCGGCCCAGGGACTCGATGCGCTCCAGACCGCGCAGCAGCTCCCAGTTCTGCTCGCCGGCCTTGGCGAACCCCAGGCCCGGATCGAGGATGATCTGCTCCGGGGACGCACCCGCGGCCAGGAAGCGGTCCGTGACCTCGGACAGCTCCCGGACGACCTCCCCGAGGGTGTCCTCGTAGTGGGCCAGCGAGTCCATGACCTGCGCGTGCCCGCGGTTGTGCATCAGGATGCACGGGGCGCCGGACTCCGCCACCAGCGCCGGCATGTCCGGTTCGTGGACCAGACCGGAGACGTCGTTGACGATCACCGGGCCCAGCGCCAGGCAGGCCCGCGCCGTGGCGGTGTGCATGGTGTCGATCGAGAGGACCGCGCCCTCCGCCAGCAGCGCCTCCACCACCGGCAGGATGCGGCGCTGCTCCTCGGCCGGGTCCACGGGCGTGGCGCCCGTGCGCGTGGACTCCCCGCCGACGTCGATCAGGTCCGCCCCCTGCGCCAGCAGGTCGAGACCGTGGGCGACCGCCGCGTCCACGCGGTCGTGCGCACCGCCGTCGGAGAAGGAGTCCGGCGTGACGTTCAGGATGCCCATGACCAGCGTGCGGTCCGGGAGCTCGTGGAACGGCTTCGGGAGCATGACGTGCGTCCTTCCTCTGCGCGGGCGGTCTCCACCCAGTCTGGCATGCACCCCCGACGCCGCAGGGGGTCCGGAACGGTCCCCCGTCGACGACGTCGACCGGGAGGAAGGGGTGGGCGCCGATGCCCGAGGGCTCAGCCGTGCATGATGAGGCTCATGGCCTCGGCACGCGTGGAGGGGTCGCGCAGCTGGCCGCGCACGGCCGAGGTGACGGTCTTGGCGCCGGGCTTGCGCACGCCGCGCATGGACATGCACATGTGCTCCGCCTCCACGACGACGATCGCACCCTTCGGCTGCAGGTGCTCCATGAGCGCCTCCACCACCTGGGTGGTCAGCCGCTCCTGCACCTGCGGCCGGCGGGCGTAGAGCTCCACCAGGCGGGCCAGCTTGGACAGGCCCGTCACGCGCCCCTCGGCGGACGGGATGTACCCGATGTGCGCGGCCCCGTGGAACGGCACCAGGTGGTGCTCGCACGTCGAGTAGAACGGGATGTCCTTCACCAGCACGAGCTCCTCGTGGGAGAGGTCGAACGTGGTGCCCAGCACCTGCTCGGGGCGCTGGTGCAGGCCCGCGAAGAACTCCGCGTAGGCCTTGGCCACCCGCTTGGGGGTGTCCTGCAGCCCCTCCCGATCCGGGTCCTCGCCGATCGCCAGGAGGATCTCCCGCACGGCCGCCTCGATGCGCGGGCGGTCCACGGTGTCCTGGTCCGGGTCGAACGTGCCGGGCACGCCGGGGACGGCGCCGGCCAGTGCCGCCCCGGCCCCCGTCGTGGGGGCGACGTCCGCCGCCGCCTCGTGCGGACGGTGCAGGTGCGCGTCGGCCAGGGCCGCGTCTCGGTGCTGCTCGGTCATGCTCTCCCGCTCTCGATCAGTAGGTGGGGCCCGGCGTCGGGCTGTGCTGCCCGGGCAGGTCCCCGGGGCCGCCGGCGGACCCGCCGGCGCCGCCGAGAGCGGTGGGCGGGGCGCCCTCGGGCGCGTCCGGCACCGTGGTGCCCTCGACGCCCACGGCCTCCGGCTGCTCGCCCTCCAGACGGCTCGCGCGCTCCCTGGCGGTGAGCACGGGCGGGACGTCGTGCGGGGGCCGGTCGTCCGCCGCGAGCCACAGCGGGCGCTCCGGGCGCTTGCGGACGTCCTTGAAGATCTCCGCGATCTGCTCCTGGGTCAGGGTCTCCTTCTCGAGCAGCTCCGCGGCCAGGCGGTCCAGCACGTCGCGGTTCTCGGTGAGCACCCAGTGGGCCTCGGCGTGCGCGCCGTCCAGGAGGGCGCGGACCTCCGCGTCCACCAGGTAGGCCAGCTCCTCGGAGTACTCGCGGGACGCGGCCCCGCCGCCGCCCAGGAACGGGTCCGTGTTCGCGGAACCGAGCTTCACGGCGCCCACCTTGGAGCTCATGCCGTAGTCCGTGACCATCTTGCGGGCGGTCTCGGTGGCCTTCTGGATGTCGTTCGCGGCACCCGAGGACGGGTCCTTGAACACGACCTCCTCCGCCACGCGCCCGCCCATCGCGTAGGCGAGCTGGTCCAGGAGCTCGTTGCGGGTCACGGAGTACTTGTCGTTCTCCGGGACCACCATCGTGTAGCCCAGGGCGCGGCCGCGCGGGAGGATCGTGATCTTCGTGACCGGGGCCGAGTTCCGCAGGCCCGCGGCGACGAGCGCGTGCCCGCCCTCGTGGTAGGCCGTCACCTTGCGCTCGTGCTCGTTCATCAGGCGCGTGCGCTTCTGCGGGCCCGCCATGACGCGGTCCACCGCCTCGTCGAGGGCGGCGTTGTCGATCACGTTGTTGCGGGAGCGGGCCGTCAGCAGCGCGGCCTCGTTGATCACGTTGGCCAGGTCCGCGCCCGTGTAGCCGGGGGTGCGCTTGGCCAGGGAGCGCAGGTCGACGTCGAGGGCGATCGGCTTGCCCTGCGCGTGGACCTCGAGGATCTTGGCGCGGCCGTCCAGGTCCGGGGCCTCCACCGGGATCTGCCGGTCGAAGCGGCCCGGGCGCAGCAGCGCCGGGTCCAGCACGTCCGGACGGTTGGTGGCAGCGATCATGATGACGTTGGTGGAGGCGTCGAAGCCGTCCATCTCCACGAGCATCTGGTTCAGCGTCTGCTCGCGCTCGTCGTTGCCGCCGCCGATGCCCACGCCGCGGGAGCGGCCCACGGCGTCGATCTCGTCCACGAAGATGATGGCCGGGGCGTTGGCCTTGGCCTGCTCGAAGAGGTCGCGCACGCGGGAGGCGCCCACGCCCACGAACATCTCGACGAAGTCCGAGCCGGAGATCGAGTAGAACGGGACCCCGGCCTCGCCGGCCACGGCCTTGGCCAGCAGCGTCTTGCCGGTGCCGGGCGGGCCGTACAGCAGCACGCCCTTGGGGATCTTGGCGCCCACGGCGTGGAAGCGCTCCGGCTCCGTGAGGAACTCCTTGATCTCGTGGAGCTCCTCCACGGCCTCGTCCGCGCCGGCGACGTCCTTGAACAGGACGTCCGGGTTGTCCTTGTTGATGAGCTTGGCCCGGGACTTGCCGAACTGCATGACCTTGCCGCCGCCGCCCTGCATGCGGGACATGAGGAACCAGAACAGCAGGGAGATGAGCAGGAACGGGATCATCAGGCCCAGCAGGGAGAGGAGCCAGCTGTCCCGGACGGGCT
This sequence is a window from Micrococcus porci. Protein-coding genes within it:
- a CDS encoding PH domain-containing protein, which produces MPGIDLQGVEFTPVSPALVRVEAVRELIALVIWLAVVSVPLVLKLTGVWPDMWSWTAWGLPALVLAWSLVELVLIPRRVVAKGWAEREDDVLWREGILFRRVVAVPYGRLQYVDVTDGPLLRWAGLQKLTLKTAGGADVELVGLPRETCDRLREVLMARGQARLAGL
- a CDS encoding DUF3180 domain-containing protein, giving the protein MISLVSGRTALLAFAAAVLGWLAALTAPSLGLAAPVMHLAALVTVVAVGVLCLVLGWRVRRDRDRPLAQRMDPLAAARTLVLGQASGLTGAGLAGWHAGVGLEVASRAGIEAPAVLTAGLLALGGAALLTVGVVVERWCRIPPEGDGAEPGAGQDGGGSGGHGARRPEAEGGFARARD
- the folK gene encoding 2-amino-4-hydroxy-6-hydroxymethyldihydropteridine diphosphokinase; the encoded protein is MSRPEAAHPAEGPAPTPELAARPSSPVTAVLALGANLGDPSETLDASVAVLTVTPGIEAVAASPRALTAPVGGPPGQPDYLNQVVRIRTALSPWELLGVAHRLEQDHHRRRTVRWGARTLDVDLIVYGDLTSDHPDLVLPHPRAAERGFVLLPWAWLDPEAELAGESVAELGARAADAPHVRREPARTAHLDGPRPDVLRPDSTPGLPSAPLPDGAAIARPWSDPT
- the folB gene encoding dihydroneopterin aldolase; this translates as MSDVIRLTGLTATGRHGVFEHERRDGQPFTTDVALTLDAGPAAARDDLARTANYAEVAETVVRLVTGEPFDLIETLAVRIAEAVLAEQPVVTAVEVTVHKPQAPIPHDFTDVSVTVARRRGA
- the folP gene encoding dihydropteroate synthase; the protein is MLPKPFHELPDRTLVMGILNVTPDSFSDGGAHDRVDAAVAHGLDLLAQGADLIDVGGESTRTGATPVDPAEEQRRILPVVEALLAEGAVLSIDTMHTATARACLALGPVIVNDVSGLVHEPDMPALVAESGAPCILMHNRGHAQVMDSLAHYEDTLGEVVRELSEVTDRFLAAGASPEQIILDPGLGFAKAGEQNWELLRGLERIESLGRPVLVAASRKRFLGTVLAGEDGTPRPALDRDHATAAVSAISAAHGAWGVRVHDVRSSVDAVRVGDAWRGAAPRPAGPGEARA
- the folE gene encoding GTP cyclohydrolase I FolE, which translates into the protein MTEQHRDAALADAHLHRPHEAAADVAPTTGAGAALAGAVPGVPGTFDPDQDTVDRPRIEAAVREILLAIGEDPDREGLQDTPKRVAKAYAEFFAGLHQRPEQVLGTTFDLSHEELVLVKDIPFYSTCEHHLVPFHGAAHIGYIPSAEGRVTGLSKLARLVELYARRPQVQERLTTQVVEALMEHLQPKGAIVVVEAEHMCMSMRGVRKPGAKTVTSAVRGQLRDPSTRAEAMSLIMHG
- the ftsH gene encoding ATP-dependent zinc metalloprotease FtsH gives rise to the protein MKKQFNKPYIWILLGLLVLGLVIPLTTAQSGRGMVDTNVGMALLRDDKVAQARVVDGEQRVDLTLREPLSQDGRDLGRDVYFQFSAARAQDVVRTVQDSSVDGYQDEPVRDSWLLSLLGLMIPFLLISLLFWFLMSRMQGGGGKVMQFGKSRAKLINKDNPDVLFKDVAGADEAVEELHEIKEFLTEPERFHAVGAKIPKGVLLYGPPGTGKTLLAKAVAGEAGVPFYSISGSDFVEMFVGVGASRVRDLFEQAKANAPAIIFVDEIDAVGRSRGVGIGGGNDEREQTLNQMLVEMDGFDASTNVIMIAATNRPDVLDPALLRPGRFDRQIPVEAPDLDGRAKILEVHAQGKPIALDVDLRSLAKRTPGYTGADLANVINEAALLTARSRNNVIDNAALDEAVDRVMAGPQKRTRLMNEHERKVTAYHEGGHALVAAGLRNSAPVTKITILPRGRALGYTMVVPENDKYSVTRNELLDQLAYAMGGRVAEEVVFKDPSSGAANDIQKATETARKMVTDYGMSSKVGAVKLGSANTDPFLGGGGAASREYSEELAYLVDAEVRALLDGAHAEAHWVLTENRDVLDRLAAELLEKETLTQEQIAEIFKDVRKRPERPLWLAADDRPPHDVPPVLTARERASRLEGEQPEAVGVEGTTVPDAPEGAPPTALGGAGGSAGGPGDLPGQHSPTPGPTY